The genomic DNA TTTAGGAGAAATGAAAATGGCTACACATGAATTTCAAACAGAAGTCAGCGATCTTTTAAATTTAATGATTCACTCATTATACTCAAACAAAGAGATATTTTTACGAGAACTTATATCAAACGCAAGTGACGCGCTTGATAAGTTAAACTATCTTTGTCTTACCGATGATAATTATAAAAGTCTAGTTTATACACCAAAAATCGATATAAAACTAGACAAAGATGCTAAAACTTTGATCATTAGCGATAGCGGTATAGGTATGGATGAAAATGATCTGATAAATAACTTAGGAACTATCGCTAGAAGCGGAACAAAAGGATTTTTAAGCTCAATGAGCGGAGATTCAAAAAAAGATAGTTCTTTAATAGGACAATTCGGAGTTGGATTTTACTCGGCATTTATGGTAGCTAATAAAATAGAAGTCATAAGCCGTAAAGCACTAGATGATAAAGCCTATAAGTGGATAAGCGATACAAAAAATTATAGTATTGAGCCTACTACAAAAGATAGCCAAGGAACAGACATCATACTATATTTAAACGACGATGAATTCAATGATAGTTTCCGCATAGAAAGCATAGTTAAAAAATACTCAAATCATATCGCGTACCCTATTTTTATGGACAAAGACGAATGGATAGCGCCAAGCGGAGATGAGAAAGAAGGTCATTACGAGAGCAAAAATTCTCAAATTAACAAAGCTTCAGCTCTTTGGAGAATGTCTAAATCTAGTTTAAAAGTCGAAGATTATAACGATTTTTATAAACAGCTAAGTCACGATAACAGCGATCCGCTTATGCATATACATACAAAAGCCGAGGGAAAGATAGAGTACACAACCCTATTTTATATCCCAAGTACCGAACCGTTTGATCTATTTAGAGTTGATTATCAAAGCGGCGTAAAGCTCTACGTAAAAAGAGTTTTTATAACCGATGACGCAAAAGAACTGCTTCCTCCATATCTTAGATTTGTTAGAGGAGTGATGGACGTAGAAGATATTCCGCTAAACGTAAGTCGTGAAATTCTGCAAGAAAACCGCATTTTAGCAACGGTAAAAGATCAAAGCATTAAGAAGATATTGAGCGAACTTGAAAAAATGCTAAATAACGATAGAGAAAAATACATAAAATTTTACACATTATTTGGAAAAGTATTAAAAGAAGGACTCTACGGATTTAGTACAAATAAAGACGAAATTCTAAATTTATGCTTATTTAAATCAAGCAATAAAGACGGTTTAATATCTCTTAAAGAGTATAAAGCTTCTATGAAAGAAGATCAAAAATCCATATACTATATAAGCGGTCAAAATGAAATTATGCTTAGAAACTCGCCTTTACTAGAAAGCTTTAAAAAGCAAGGAATAGACGTTCTGATTTGTGATGAAGAGATAGATACTATAGTAATGCCGATGGTATACGAATATGATAAAACGCAGGTAAAAGCCGTAAATAGCTCCGATATAGATGATGAAATTAAAAATGATAAGAATATAGATGAGAGTAAACACGCCGAGCTTCTTGTAAAGATAAAAGAAGCTTTAAAAGATGATGTAAAAGACGTAAAACTCTCAAGCAGACTAAATGACTCAGCAGCGTGTCTTATATTTGATAAAAATGATCCGGATTACGCTATGCAAAGCATATTTAAACAGATGGGTGAAAAAGCCATAAAAGTAAAACCTATACTTGAGATAAATCCTAATCACGAGCTATTTACTAAACTTGAAAAAAACGAGATAATGGTAAATGATGTGTCAAATTTACTTTTAAATATGGCTAAAATAAGCGAAGGAATGCCAGTAGATAACCCAAATGAATTTGCTAAAAAGCTTACGAATATTATGGTAAAAGCGCTCTAAATAGGCACTTTTACTACTTTATCAAATTTATTTTGATTTTTAAGGTTTGATTGTAGGTATGTTTTTATCTACTGCTTTATTCATGCCGCCGTCTATGTTTATAACATTTTTTACGCCGCCCTCATCTAGCAAAACCGAAGCCGGGCGGCTTCTATTTCCGCTTCTACATATAACTGCTACTTTTTTATCTGTGTTTAGCTTACTTTTTACCTCATTAACGAAATTTGGATTGATACTTCCATCGCTATTTTTATAAGTAACCAAAATAGCTCCTTTAAATACTCCGGTTTGCGCCCATTCAGATGGAGTTCTAACATCTACTATTTGAATATCTTTGTCATTCAAAATCTCCTCGTTAAAATCCACAGTAGTAACTTCTCCAAACAGATAAACGCTTAAAGCCGTCAAAATCAGCAAAATCTTTTTCATCGTCATACACTCCTATAATATTAAATAAAAAGTCTAAGCATATCAAGTATTGCTTTATAAAATATAAATTTGAAAGAAATGTTTTTATTTATAAATTCAGTTTATTTATTATTTTATTTATATATTTAACTAAAAAATTAATCAATACATAATATACTAAATTATATTATGTAGATAAAAATAAATTTATATATCTAAATTTTTAGAATTTATTGTGATATAATATGATTTTTAGTGCTTCTTATAGTATATAAATTTACAGAAAATTATATGCATAAATTATTTTAATATATAAAACTATAGTTTAATATATTTTAAATTATACAATACAACAAAAAGGAGATTTATGAGTAACGCAAACGCATGGGACGATATGTCAAATTCTTACCCTCGCTACAATGACTCAGCAATGAAAAAAGACGTAAATTTTGTACTTAACTGGTGTGAAGAAATAGGTGTAAGATTTGAAGGAAAAAGTATCATAGATATAGGTTGCGGAACAGGAACGGTAGCAATTCCTCTTGCAAGCAAAGGCGCTAAAGTATGCGGCATAGATCTGTCGCCCGGTATGCTTGAAGTGTTAGAAAACGACGCTAAAACACTAGGTATAGACTCTTTGATAACAACTTTTATAAGCGACTGGGATAGTTACGAAATAAAAGATAAATTTGATATAGTTTTGACCTCTTTAACTCCGGCTTTGCATAGTGATGAAAATGTTATAAAAGCATTTAGCGCAGCTAAAGATATAGGAATTTACGTAGGATGGGGAGATTATAAAAAAAGTAAATTTCTTGATATTTTGATAGATTCGCATAAGCAAACTCCGCAAAAACCAGTACGCGGCTGTATAAAAGCGGCTCAATTTAAAGATATTTTAGATAAAAACGGTATTTTGTTTAAAACTACATCTTTTGAAAGTTCATGGGAAAATAAGCTAAGTATGGATCAAGCTATAAATTATTCAAATGCGATACTAAAAAGATGTGAGCTAATTCCAGATAGCAAAATTATAGATGAAGTTTTAGCAAAGTTTCAGCAAAACGACAAAGTAATTATAAGCACAGACGCTCAAAAAAGCATAATTTTATATGCTATTTCGGACTCTGCTAAGAAAAAATATTTCAGCTAAAATCCAAAAAAACTTTGCCGGCTAAACTCTGTTGGCAAAGCTATTTTTTTATACTTTTGTTACTAAATATTAAATTCCAAAACGTTTCACCATCCCGGCTTCTTCTAAAAAACAGCTTGGCTTGTAGTCTATTTTTCTGATTTTGTCGTACTTTGCATAGCTTAGATATAGCTCATCTTTGGCCCTAGTAACCGCAACATAAAAAAGTCTTCTTTCTTCTTCAAGACTCCCGCCCATCCCCATAAGTTTTAAATTTGGAAAACGATTTTGAGCTAGATCTACTACAAAAACCAAGCTAAACTCAAGACCTTTGCTAGCATGCACTGTTAATAAACTTACGCCCTCACCTTCACTCATTTCAGTTCTTCCAAGAGTTAAAAAATTGTAAAATACATCACAGTAATTATGACGTTTGCTCATCTCTAAAAGCACTTTTGATTTTGCATAAATTCTATCCTTTGCTTCATCTTTTAAATTTGCATCGACATTTCCGTTTTTTAAAGTAGCTCTTTTAGTAGCTAAAAAATCAACAATAATAGAATACACTCCTGAGTTTATCACCGAATTAACCACTTCGTATGAATTTGTTTTTCCTTGTATCTGCATCAATAATTTATAAAGTTCGTATAAAAAAATCGCTCCGTTGGTATTTAAATTCGAGTAATTCAAAACCGGATTTTCCATAAATTCTTTACTTAGACCAAGACTAGTAAATCTAGCGCTATCCATAAACTCACTAAAATCATCAAAAAGTCCTAGCTGATGATTCTTTTTTGAACGTTCAAAAACCTTAACTGATTTATCCGGATTTAAAAGACCTTTTACAATGCTCCTATCACCCAAAGCCAAAAGAGTATCAAATATCTCCTTTGCAGAGGCGTTTCCGACTCCCCTAGCATATTCAAAAACATGGATAAACGCCATAATATCTTTTGGATTTATATAAATTCCGATCAAATCTATAAGTGCTTTTATCTCGCGTGATTCAAAAAAGCTAACGCCGCCTTTTCTTTTACAACTAATTCCTTGCTCTTTCAAAGCGACTTCAAGTCCGTCCGCGCTCGAATTATTGCGAAAAATTATCGCGATATCGTCTTTTTTATAATGAGAATTTAAAATAATCTCAGATATATTTTCATACTGCAAAAACAACTCATCATAAATGAGCAAACTTGGAGATTTGAAATTTCCGATTCTGCTAACCGTAAGCTCTTTTGGATATAGTCTAGGATTTTGCGCTATTACTTTATTTGCCAAAGATAATATCTTTGCGCTACTTCTATAATTTACATTTAAAGAATAAACTTTCGCATCTTTATATCTCTGAGTGAAACTTCCTATTATATCAATATTTGCACCATTAAAAGCATAAATACTCTGATCAAAGTCTCCCACGCAAAATAAGCTTTTTGCATTAAAAGAATCTATAAGAGAGCCTTGAAGCGAGTTTGTATCTTGATACTCATCTACTAAAATTTCATCATAAAATACCTTTGCGCCCTTTTTTAGCTCGTTTCTCATTTTAATAAGCAAATCATTAAAATCCGCATAATTAAAACGTGATTTTTGCTCCTCAAATTCTCTTAAAATATCCTCATAAACCTCAGCATAAACAGTTTGATCGCTATAATTTTCACTAAACCACTGGGCAAAACTTTCATCATTCACACATGAATTGCAAAAAAGAGAATAAACATCATAAAGATATGCGCCGCTGTAAGCTTTTACTTCACCTATCCTATGAAATTCGCGTCTTTCTACCAAGCTTTTTAAAAGAGTTTTCAGCTCGCTTGGTTGTTTTAAGATAACGCCTTTATTTAACTTTTTTAAAAGCGAATTTGAAACAGAATGAAAAGTCCCTGCCATGATAGAACCGACCGTTTTTGCACTAAAATAATTTGATAATCTATCTATCATTTCACTTGCGGCTTTATTTGTAAAAGTAAGTAGCAGTATCCGCTCTGGTTTCATACCTAAATTTAAAAGATGAGCTATGCGAGCCACAATCGTACTAGTTTTTCCGGTGCCTGCGCTAGCTATTACTAGATTATACCCCGTTGGAGCGGTTGCGGCTGTGTATTGTTCGCGGTTTAGTTTGCTAAGCGCCATTTTATTCCTTAAATTTCAAAAGTAGCAATTGTATCAAACTAGTTCTTAAATTTCAGTCAAAGAGATAGAAAATACAGCACCCAACTAATCAAATTTAAATAAATTATGATATCCTTGATTTTTTTATTTAAATTTATAAAGGAGAAAAATGCATTACTTTGTCTATCCAAATGGCGGACACTCTCATATACTAGCTTATAATCTAAACTTACTAGGTCATACATGCTCGTTTTTAGACGATTTTAAAACCGGTGCTAAGCTAGAAGAAAACTTAGAAAAAATAGTAGGGGGGGGTACGGCGGTTCTTTTAGCCACGGATACTTGCACTTATAAGTCTAGAGAAATAAGAGCTAAACTTATATCTAATCTAGAAAATCTAAATTTAATCTGGGCTGACGGATTTGAATTTATAGCTGAAGATTTACTTAAATTTGAGAATATAAATTTAAAAAACAGCATTGCCATTCTCACTTACGGTATCTATGGAAATAGACATTTTGGCGATATTTTCGATATTCTTATAAAAAACAATCAAAATCTTTTTATAGTAAATACAACAATAGAAAATTATGAAAAAGATAGAAATTTTATGGGATTAAAAAATATCTTGATACCTATGAATTGCTTAAAATATTACAATTTCAAGGTTCTACTTTCTAGTGTAAATATTAGCTATCAAGGTGAGTGTTTTGCGCATCAAAATACATTTGCCATGGTATTTTCTCATCATATGACCATGTTAAGAAGCTATCTTATAGCACATAAATTTTGCGATATAACAAAAAAAGAGAGCATAGATACTTTTGGAACGGCTATAGGGTGTTACTATATAGCTGCTATGAAAAGCGATGAGATCTATTTTAACGCTTTAAATAGCAAGGCTAAACTCTTAAAGCTAGGTTATCCAAATATCGATAAGCAGATTAAAAATTATACTCCAAAAAAGCCGCAAAAATCTGTCTTAGTAATGTTTCATCATTTTAAATCGTACAAAAAGGTTATGGAAGCTATCGATAAACTTCTAAATTTAAAATATGAAATAATTTTTAGACCAAATCCTCACTTTCACAACCAAAAAGAAAATGTAGAAATAACTAAGTTTTTT from Campylobacter fetus subsp. fetus includes the following:
- the htpG gene encoding molecular chaperone HtpG produces the protein MATHEFQTEVSDLLNLMIHSLYSNKEIFLRELISNASDALDKLNYLCLTDDNYKSLVYTPKIDIKLDKDAKTLIISDSGIGMDENDLINNLGTIARSGTKGFLSSMSGDSKKDSSLIGQFGVGFYSAFMVANKIEVISRKALDDKAYKWISDTKNYSIEPTTKDSQGTDIILYLNDDEFNDSFRIESIVKKYSNHIAYPIFMDKDEWIAPSGDEKEGHYESKNSQINKASALWRMSKSSLKVEDYNDFYKQLSHDNSDPLMHIHTKAEGKIEYTTLFYIPSTEPFDLFRVDYQSGVKLYVKRVFITDDAKELLPPYLRFVRGVMDVEDIPLNVSREILQENRILATVKDQSIKKILSELEKMLNNDREKYIKFYTLFGKVLKEGLYGFSTNKDEILNLCLFKSSNKDGLISLKEYKASMKEDQKSIYYISGQNEIMLRNSPLLESFKKQGIDVLICDEEIDTIVMPMVYEYDKTQVKAVNSSDIDDEIKNDKNIDESKHAELLVKIKEALKDDVKDVKLSSRLNDSAACLIFDKNDPDYAMQSIFKQMGEKAIKVKPILEINPNHELFTKLEKNEIMVNDVSNLLLNMAKISEGMPVDNPNEFAKKLTNIMVKAL
- a CDS encoding ATP-dependent helicase, which gives rise to MALSKLNREQYTAATAPTGYNLVIASAGTGKTSTIVARIAHLLNLGMKPERILLLTFTNKAASEMIDRLSNYFSAKTVGSIMAGTFHSVSNSLLKKLNKGVILKQPSELKTLLKSLVERREFHRIGEVKAYSGAYLYDVYSLFCNSCVNDESFAQWFSENYSDQTVYAEVYEDILREFEEQKSRFNYADFNDLLIKMRNELKKGAKVFYDEILVDEYQDTNSLQGSLIDSFNAKSLFCVGDFDQSIYAFNGANIDIIGSFTQRYKDAKVYSLNVNYRSSAKILSLANKVIAQNPRLYPKELTVSRIGNFKSPSLLIYDELFLQYENISEIILNSHYKKDDIAIIFRNNSSADGLEVALKEQGISCKRKGGVSFFESREIKALIDLIGIYINPKDIMAFIHVFEYARGVGNASAKEIFDTLLALGDRSIVKGLLNPDKSVKVFERSKKNHQLGLFDDFSEFMDSARFTSLGLSKEFMENPVLNYSNLNTNGAIFLYELYKLLMQIQGKTNSYEVVNSVINSGVYSIIVDFLATKRATLKNGNVDANLKDEAKDRIYAKSKVLLEMSKRHNYCDVFYNFLTLGRTEMSEGEGVSLLTVHASKGLEFSLVFVVDLAQNRFPNLKLMGMGGSLEEERRLFYVAVTRAKDELYLSYAKYDKIRKIDYKPSCFLEEAGMVKRFGI
- a CDS encoding class I SAM-dependent methyltransferase — its product is MSNANAWDDMSNSYPRYNDSAMKKDVNFVLNWCEEIGVRFEGKSIIDIGCGTGTVAIPLASKGAKVCGIDLSPGMLEVLENDAKTLGIDSLITTFISDWDSYEIKDKFDIVLTSLTPALHSDENVIKAFSAAKDIGIYVGWGDYKKSKFLDILIDSHKQTPQKPVRGCIKAAQFKDILDKNGILFKTTSFESSWENKLSMDQAINYSNAILKRCELIPDSKIIDEVLAKFQQNDKVIISTDAQKSIILYAISDSAKKKYFS
- a CDS encoding rhodanese-like domain-containing protein, producing MKKILLILTALSVYLFGEVTTVDFNEEILNDKDIQIVDVRTPSEWAQTGVFKGAILVTYKNSDGSINPNFVNEVKSKLNTDKKVAVICRSGNRSRPASVLLDEGGVKNVINIDGGMNKAVDKNIPTIKP